In the genome of Crassaminicella thermophila, the window TTTTCTTTTTAGTTCAACAATCGCATCATGAACAGGTTGATATTCTGGAATCAATCTTCTAGCTTTATATAAATACCATTTTGCTTTTTCTAATCTAGCAGTATGAAGGTAAATTAGCCCTAAATTATGATATCCATATCCATTTTGCGGATATAACTCTATAACTTTTTTGGCATAATATTCTGCTTTCTCATATTCTTTAAGATCATATCCGTATAATTTAGATACATTTAATAAAACTATAGGATCTGTATGATTATATTTTAAAATTTTTTCATAAAATTCAATAGACTTTTTTACTTCACCCACTTGAGCATAGCAAATCCCTAAACCATAATATATATCTTGTTTTACCTCACAAATATCTTCAGAGTTTATATCAAGAGCCTTTTTATAACAAATTATAGCTCCTTTATCTTCTCCAATTTGACAAAATATATCTCCTAATAATTTCCAATAAACTGATGCATTAGGATATTTCTCAATATATTTTGTTAAATATTCCAAAGCAATATCAAATCGTTCGCTATTTACATACCCAATGAGTAAATTATTAATAAGATATTCATCATCTGAATTTATCTGAAGACCTTGCTTGCATATGTTTATTGCTTCTTCATCTAAACCATTAAGGAGTAAAAAATTACTCATATTCAAATAAGCTTCCGATGAATCTGGCTGTAAACTAGCTTGAACTTTCAAACATCGAATACTTTTTATACAATTCGCCCTTTTCTTCATAAGCATAAGCTAAATCTTCAAATACATAATATCGTTTATATTTTTTTAGAAAAAAAGGATTGTTTTTATATATACACATAAAAACAGCTTTTGCAATATCAATCCTACCTTCTTTGAAATGATTTTTCCCTTCCTTCAAAAAGTTTTTCCATGCATCTGAATCTGTTCCTTCATTAATTAAATTGTATTTTTGTATCCACAGTTCTTCCATTTCTCTTTGAGGAATTAATTTCATCGGAAAAAATACATGCTGTTCAATCCAAAAATGCGGTATTATATCATAAATCTTATTTTTTATCAATTTACCAGCACTCTCATCATTTAATTCTATTTTAACCCAATATCCAGAAGTTTTTTTATATTTACTTTTAAATTTAATGCTTTTTATCCCTGGAATAGACAAATATTGAAAGTTTTCATCCTGCATCATTTCCTTCAAATTAAAAACTTTCTTAACATAATAATTTCTTAAATTTTCTGTAGGAAAAAAAATATTTATTACATTCAAGCATATAGCCTCCTTTCATTATAAGGGACTATATAATGTCTAAGTAAATCCATAAACTTTAGCCCTTGTGTATTTCAATATATAATATTCTAACCTTATTATTTCGTGATTAAAAAGTATTTATTTCCCTAAATTTCTCTTATGAAAATCTTCTATTATTCGTATTTCTGTGCTTGTTAAATTGTATACATTATATAATGTCTTGTCTACTAGTTCCTGAAGTTTTGGATCCTCTCCCCGATTAATCATTTGTTCAACAAATGAAGTAATCTTATTGCATGTATCTTCATCTATATTCCACATTATTGGTAAATTTTTCAATGGGTTTGCATACAATTCTAAATAATCACCTTTTCTTTTACCGCGATTATATAACCAAAAATACATTATTTTAGAGTTCAAAATACCTAACAACAAATTCCAATTTATCTTTCTTCTCTTTGCTGTAATAAAATATACATCAGCACTTGCATACCATGAAGAATTATTTAGTGCAAATTTATTTTCTTTAGCTCTATGAGGAACTACAATTTTTGTATTTTCAAATATTTCTTGTTTTCGAGGCCATTGTAATGCATACCAAGGTCTAATGCCTCGTATCGTTTCTCTTCTTTTCTCTAAAATTTCTTTATATTTAGATAAATGCTCTAAAATTCTATTATCTAACTCTGTTTCTGTAAATATTTTATCTGAAATGTATAATAGATATTTTGAAGCCTCATTACTACAAAAATATCTTTGTATATCGCTATTTTTATACATAGGTTTTATATATGGTAATTCTAAAAAACCTAATTCATTTACTTCCTTTTCAGATAAAACAAATATCCCTTGATATAATATTATATTCTTTTCTTTTGCATATTCCAAGGATATTTTTTTCTCAAGTATATCTTTCGTTATTTTATCTGCTCCACTAACAACCCCTTGATTAATATTACATAATTCTTTTAATGTGTATTGACTATTTTCATATATTTTTTTTAGAATATAATCATATTGATTATTTTCTTGTATCAAAATATGTCCATTTGGACCATATAAGTTTTGTTGCCTTGGTAACGTATATTGATATATTTTTTTTGTTCTCTTTTTGTTTTCCCGTAGGAGTTCATGCATTTCTTCCTTATCAATATCTCTTTCTTTAATGTATTTAATTTTTACTGATTGTGTTTGATCTGCTCCTTTTGATAGAAAAAATAAGATATTATGTTGCCCTTTTGCAGATTTGAAAATTTCATAATCGTTAAAATTTACAATATCAATAAATGTAGCATTATTTCTTAAAAACTTTCTTAGTTTTGCCGCTCCATCCGCTGTTATAAAATAATTTGTAGTAATATAAGATAATATCCCATTTTCTTTTAAAATTTCTAATGCTTTATAGATGAAAAAATAAAAATAATCCATTTTTCCTTCATAGTATTTTTTACCAAAATGAGTACCTTTTATTTTATCAAATATATGTTTATTTCCTTTCTCCCCTAAATAGGGTGGATTCCCTATTACAATATCAAATCCACCCTCATCTTTTATTACTTTTTTAAATGTATCCTTTTCAAAAATCATTTCATCCATCAAGCTATTCCCTGCTTTTATATTCAAACAAATTTTGTCTGTATATTGGCTTTTATCAGTTCCATAAGTCAAAGATAATAAAACCATTTTTGCAATCTTTATCGGTTTTTCTTGAATATCTATCCCAAATAAATTATTTTCAATAATATATTTTTTTATCATAAAATCATTTATTTTTTTTCTCTGCATTTTATAAATAATTTTCTTATATTTAAATAATTTTTCAAAATAGCGAATAAGAAATAATCCTGTACCACAAGCTATATCAACAATTCTTATACTATCCATTTTTTCTAAAATTATCTTAAGTTGTACCTGATTTAATACTTTATTTTCATGAAAACATCTCCATAATAAAGTTTCTGTATATCCTGTTTCTCTTGATAAATAAATTTCTAGAGATCTTTCAACCATATAATCAATAATATAATATGGTGTATAAAAACTACCCGTTTTTTCTCTATTAGTTGATGATAAAAAATTTTCATACAACTGACTAAAAATTGTAAAATTAAAATCTTCTATATCTACATTTTCACTCCACTTACTTCTTTTTTTTACAAAATCTTTTATTTGCATTCCCATCAAATTTAAAAGTTCTATTCCATACTTTTTTGCAAAAAATATTTTACATATCTCTAACATTACATCAGATCTATGGCTTTCTAAATCCTCTGTCTCTTTTACATATTCATTAAATACTTTTAACCATTTATGATTTTGCATATTATCTCCACCCAAAATATAATTGTAAAGGCATCCATCTTTGGACGCCTTTATCTTACATACAATAAACCAATTAATAATCTGATAAATTCCTATCTGTTTACTTTAACACTTATTTTGTTATGTACTTTATTCTATTTCCTAATTCTAAATAAACAATATTATATTTATCAAAAACCTTTTTTAAAGCTTGTCTCCTAATTTGCCCTATGATGAAATATTTCTCTAAATATTCATTTGCCTTCATTAAACTTTTAATATCATTATTTTCTAGGGCAAATTTTTTTTCTAACATAATATCTCTCATAATTTTCATTTCATCTAAAAATAAATAATTATTTTCTAACATATACTCATTCGTTTGTACCTTTGCTAAGTCAAGCATTATAGAGTCTATAGTTTCTATATTTTCTTTTAATAAATAAATATCTTCTTTATTCTTATAAAGTGTTTTATTCACTAAATCAACATTTTCATTTACCAATAAATAAAATTTATCTTCTAACGGCTGAATTGTTTTTAGATATATAAAAATTTTCTTTTTAGGACTTCCATTAAATATATTATTGTAAATATTTTTTATAATAACATTATTCATAGCCGTATCTTTTTCTGAAAAATAAATAAAACCCATAATTGTTAAAATAATTAATATAACATAAACAGAAAATTTATTTAATAACCTACTTCTTTTATAACTTTCTTTTGAAGGTATTTGCTTATGATTAAACATATTCCTTCTCACCTTCTAACTTTTTCGTTTTTTTATTATTTCTATATATTCTCTCGAATTCCTTCATAATCTTTTCATTTTTATATTCACTAGAATAATAACTAGTTTCTTTTCTCAAATAAAAAATCTCCTTTCTGGTTTGAATTTTATTGTTAATTCTTGCCAGAAAAGAGAAATTATTTTTGCTTAATTACTCTTCTTTAAATACATACCATCTCCAACTTTTTTTACACCATCAATTTGTTGAATCAATTTATCAACAATCAAGTCCATGTCTTTATAGTCTATGTCTACACCCTTTTTCTTTAAATATTTCATAATTGTAACTAGACGAATAGGATA includes:
- a CDS encoding Eco57I restriction-modification methylase domain-containing protein, whose translation is MQNHKWLKVFNEYVKETEDLESHRSDVMLEICKIFFAKKYGIELLNLMGMQIKDFVKKRSKWSENVDIEDFNFTIFSQLYENFLSSTNREKTGSFYTPYYIIDYMVERSLEIYLSRETGYTETLLWRCFHENKVLNQVQLKIILEKMDSIRIVDIACGTGLFLIRYFEKLFKYKKIIYKMQRKKINDFMIKKYIIENNLFGIDIQEKPIKIAKMVLLSLTYGTDKSQYTDKICLNIKAGNSLMDEMIFEKDTFKKVIKDEGGFDIVIGNPPYLGEKGNKHIFDKIKGTHFGKKYYEGKMDYFYFFIYKALEILKENGILSYITTNYFITADGAAKLRKFLRNNATFIDIVNFNDYEIFKSAKGQHNILFFLSKGADQTQSVKIKYIKERDIDKEEMHELLRENKKRTKKIYQYTLPRQQNLYGPNGHILIQENNQYDYILKKIYENSQYTLKELCNINQGVVSGADKITKDILEKKISLEYAKEKNIILYQGIFVLSEKEVNELGFLELPYIKPMYKNSDIQRYFCSNEASKYLLYISDKIFTETELDNRILEHLSKYKEILEKRRETIRGIRPWYALQWPRKQEIFENTKIVVPHRAKENKFALNNSSWYASADVYFITAKRRKINWNLLLGILNSKIMYFWLYNRGKRKGDYLELYANPLKNLPIMWNIDEDTCNKITSFVEQMINRGEDPKLQELVDKTLYNVYNLTSTEIRIIEDFHKRNLGK
- a CDS encoding tetratricopeptide repeat protein; amino-acid sequence: MSNFLLLNGLDEEAINICKQGLQINSDDEYLINNLLIGYVNSERFDIALEYLTKYIEKYPNASVYWKLLGDIFCQIGEDKGAIICYKKALDINSEDICEVKQDIYYGLGICYAQVGEVKKSIEFYEKILKYNHTDPIVLLNVSKLYGYDLKEYEKAEYYAKKVIELYPQNGYGYHNLGLIYLHTARLEKAKWYLYKARRLIPEYQPVHDAIVELKRKQYVF